In the Leifsonia sp. 466MF genome, one interval contains:
- a CDS encoding ROK family transcriptional regulator: MNGRATGTNLDTVRRHNLATVLGLVHREGPLARSALTQATGLNRSTVGALVAELAELGLVQEREPELSNRVGRPSPVVAPDGRVVALAINPEIDAVTVGVVGLDATVHRRVRYPTGHIPSAAEAVAIAAAVVDGLRADLAKASRVVGIGVAVPGLVREEDGVVRLAPHLEWAEEPFAAELAAATGYPVLAANDASLGADAERLFGAGRGASDLVYLNGGASGIGAGVIVSGAPLTGISGYAGELGHTLVNSAGVRCHCGAVGCLETEVSQSALLHVLGMDAADPEELDRALSAAIAAGDPAVTAEVDRQVGFLATALRNATNVFDPQLIVLGGFLGALHALDPERLPRLVGEQALAASAERLSIVRAGLGSDILMIGAAELAFRPLLAAPAS, translated from the coding sequence ATGAACGGCAGGGCGACGGGGACGAACCTCGACACGGTGCGGCGGCACAATCTCGCGACCGTGCTCGGGCTCGTCCACCGCGAGGGTCCGCTGGCCCGCTCGGCGCTCACGCAGGCGACCGGCCTCAACCGCTCGACCGTCGGCGCTCTGGTCGCCGAGCTGGCGGAGCTGGGCCTCGTGCAGGAGCGCGAGCCCGAACTCAGCAACCGGGTCGGGCGGCCGTCTCCCGTCGTCGCGCCGGACGGCCGCGTCGTCGCGCTGGCCATCAACCCCGAGATCGACGCGGTGACCGTCGGCGTCGTCGGTCTGGACGCGACCGTGCATCGCCGCGTGCGGTACCCGACCGGGCATATCCCGTCGGCCGCGGAGGCCGTGGCCATCGCCGCAGCGGTCGTCGACGGACTGCGCGCGGACCTCGCGAAGGCCTCACGCGTGGTCGGGATCGGCGTTGCCGTCCCCGGGCTCGTTCGGGAGGAGGACGGCGTCGTGCGGCTCGCTCCCCACCTCGAATGGGCCGAGGAGCCGTTCGCCGCCGAACTCGCCGCGGCCACGGGGTACCCCGTGCTCGCCGCCAACGACGCAAGCCTCGGCGCCGACGCCGAGCGGCTCTTCGGCGCCGGACGCGGTGCGAGTGACCTGGTGTACCTCAACGGCGGCGCGTCGGGCATCGGCGCCGGGGTGATCGTCAGCGGAGCGCCCCTCACGGGGATCAGCGGGTACGCGGGCGAGCTCGGGCACACCCTGGTCAACTCGGCGGGCGTCCGCTGCCACTGCGGCGCCGTCGGCTGCCTCGAGACCGAGGTGAGCCAGAGCGCGCTGCTGCACGTGCTCGGGATGGATGCGGCCGACCCCGAGGAGCTCGACCGGGCGCTCTCCGCGGCGATCGCGGCGGGCGATCCGGCCGTGACGGCGGAGGTCGACCGCCAGGTCGGCTTCCTCGCGACGGCGCTGCGCAACGCCACCAACGTCTTCGACCCGCAGCTGATCGTGCTGGGCGGCTTCCTCGGTGCGCTCCACGCGCTGGATCCCGAGCGGCTGCCACGGCTCGTGGGCGAGCAGGCTCTCGCCGCCAGCGCCGAGCGGCTCTCGATCGTCCGTGCGGGGCTGGGCTCGGACATCCTCATGATCGGTGCGGCGGAGCTGGCCTTCCGCCCGCTCCTGGCCGCGCCCGCATCCTGA
- a CDS encoding helicase HerA-like domain-containing protein, with the protein MSDADALAKAQAEALAAAEEAERLQAEAAEAVRRAQEASAAAEAQAASLREAASTAAAAATAAAATPAAPEASTPPTTPPPPTSGPLDAAAVETIRAGYAFEGDVLEFGALVNGDPLPDVPIRIPIAMTNRHGLVAGATGTGKTKTLQVLAEQLSAAGVPVFAADIKGDLSGIAAPGEANDKLLERTGGIGQHWAPHAATTEFFSLGGVGRGVPVRATVAGFGPLLLSKVLGLNATQESSLGLVFHYAEQAGLPLLDLADLRAVLTYLASDDGKEELTGLGGLSGATVGVILRELIAFADQGADAFFGEPEIDTAEFLRTAPDGTGVVSLLEVPGVQDKPAVFSTFLMWLLADLFNDLPEVGDLDKPKLVFFFDEAHLLFRDASKDFLAAITQTVRLIRSKGVGIFFVTQTPKDVPSEVLAQLGSRVQHQLRAFTPDDAKALKATVSTYPTSGYDLAQVLQSLGTGEAVITVMNEKGAPTPVAWTRLRAPQGSTSPAPEQQVDATIAASPLQARYGTPLDRDSAREMLGRKLDAAAAAAAKAEAEEAAAKAAAEAQKAAEAQAKADAKAREAAERAAQKEYDRILRQTSPRSTTRRTSSGSSKTVLEQVLGSKATRDILGSVVEGIFGTRRRR; encoded by the coding sequence ATGAGCGACGCGGACGCGCTGGCGAAGGCGCAGGCGGAAGCACTGGCGGCGGCCGAGGAGGCCGAGCGGCTGCAGGCGGAGGCGGCCGAGGCCGTCCGGAGGGCGCAGGAGGCGTCGGCCGCGGCGGAGGCCCAGGCCGCATCCCTGCGCGAGGCCGCTTCGACCGCGGCGGCCGCGGCGACTGCTGCAGCGGCAACGCCCGCGGCTCCCGAAGCCAGCACCCCGCCGACCACCCCGCCGCCGCCGACCTCCGGCCCGCTGGACGCCGCCGCGGTCGAGACGATCCGAGCCGGCTACGCGTTCGAAGGCGACGTGCTGGAGTTCGGCGCCCTCGTCAACGGCGATCCGCTGCCGGACGTGCCGATCCGCATCCCGATCGCCATGACCAACCGTCACGGCCTCGTCGCCGGAGCGACCGGCACCGGCAAGACCAAGACGCTCCAGGTGCTCGCCGAGCAGCTCTCGGCGGCGGGCGTCCCGGTGTTCGCGGCCGACATCAAGGGCGACCTCTCCGGCATCGCGGCACCAGGCGAGGCGAACGACAAACTGCTCGAACGCACCGGCGGCATCGGCCAGCACTGGGCACCGCACGCGGCGACGACCGAATTCTTCTCGCTCGGCGGCGTCGGCCGCGGGGTGCCGGTCCGGGCGACGGTCGCCGGGTTCGGACCGCTGCTGCTCTCGAAGGTGCTCGGCCTCAATGCGACGCAGGAGTCGAGCCTCGGGCTGGTCTTCCACTACGCGGAGCAGGCGGGGCTGCCGCTTCTCGATCTCGCCGATCTGCGTGCCGTGCTGACGTACCTGGCGAGCGACGACGGCAAGGAGGAGTTGACGGGGCTGGGCGGGCTCTCCGGCGCGACCGTCGGCGTCATCCTGCGCGAACTGATCGCGTTCGCCGACCAGGGCGCCGACGCCTTCTTCGGCGAGCCGGAGATCGACACGGCCGAGTTCCTCCGCACGGCTCCCGACGGTACGGGCGTCGTGAGCCTGCTGGAGGTGCCCGGCGTCCAGGACAAGCCGGCCGTCTTCTCCACCTTCCTGATGTGGCTGCTCGCCGACCTGTTCAACGACCTGCCCGAGGTCGGCGACCTCGACAAGCCGAAGCTGGTCTTCTTCTTCGACGAGGCGCACCTGCTGTTCCGGGATGCGTCGAAGGACTTCCTGGCGGCGATCACGCAGACGGTCCGCCTCATCCGCTCGAAGGGCGTCGGCATCTTCTTCGTCACCCAGACGCCGAAGGATGTGCCCTCGGAGGTGCTCGCGCAGCTGGGCTCGCGCGTCCAGCACCAGCTGCGGGCGTTCACACCGGATGACGCCAAGGCGCTGAAGGCCACGGTGTCGACGTATCCGACCTCCGGCTACGACCTCGCCCAGGTGCTGCAGTCGCTCGGCACCGGTGAGGCCGTCATCACGGTCATGAACGAGAAGGGCGCGCCGACGCCGGTCGCCTGGACCCGCCTCCGCGCACCGCAGGGCTCCACGTCTCCGGCTCCCGAGCAGCAGGTGGATGCGACGATCGCCGCCTCCCCGCTGCAGGCGAGATACGGCACCCCGCTCGACCGCGACTCCGCCCGCGAGATGCTCGGCCGGAAGCTCGACGCCGCCGCGGCCGCCGCAGCGAAAGCGGAGGCCGAGGAGGCCGCGGCCAAGGCGGCCGCCGAGGCGCAGAAGGCGGCCGAAGCGCAGGCCAAGGCCGACGCGAAGGCGCGCGAGGCCGCCGAGCGCGCAGCGCAGAAGGAGTATGACCGCATCCTGCGCCAGACCTCGCCGCGCAGCACGACGCGGCGCACCTCATCCGGCTCGTCGAAGACCGTCTTGGAGCAGGTGCTCGGCTCGAAGGCGACCCGCGACATCCTGGGCAGCGTGGTGGAGGGCATCTTCGGCACCCGCCGCCGTCGCTGA
- a CDS encoding AfsR/SARP family transcriptional regulator → MPEPTRRLAVVGGLGVLPSVRLSLPSRRLLAFLAVAGPEASRGVVAGRLWADIPETQARANLRRAIWQSPGGWVVADGDELRLDAEVDLTRLHEVACAAIEGAPLTMDEIDLLSRDLLPGWHEEWAIPAQEAFHLLRVQALEAACVTMTQQRMHALATQAGTAALAADPLRESAAYALILAHLQEGNRHAAAMRFRAFARTLEEELGVAPDPRLARAVNSAVAVRSL, encoded by the coding sequence ATGCCTGAGCCGACGCGGAGACTCGCTGTGGTCGGGGGACTGGGAGTGTTGCCCTCCGTCCGGCTGTCGCTGCCGTCGCGCCGCCTGCTCGCCTTCCTCGCGGTCGCCGGTCCGGAGGCCTCGCGCGGCGTCGTCGCCGGCCGGTTGTGGGCGGACATCCCCGAGACCCAGGCGCGGGCGAACCTCCGGCGCGCGATCTGGCAGTCGCCGGGAGGATGGGTGGTCGCCGACGGCGACGAGCTGCGTCTGGACGCCGAAGTCGACCTGACCCGGCTGCACGAGGTGGCGTGCGCCGCGATCGAGGGCGCCCCGCTGACGATGGACGAGATCGACCTGCTGTCGCGCGACCTGCTTCCTGGGTGGCATGAGGAGTGGGCGATCCCCGCGCAGGAGGCCTTCCACCTGCTGCGCGTTCAGGCCCTCGAGGCGGCGTGCGTGACCATGACCCAGCAGCGGATGCACGCACTTGCCACGCAGGCGGGCACGGCGGCGCTCGCGGCCGATCCGCTGCGGGAGTCCGCCGCCTACGCGCTGATCCTGGCGCATCTGCAGGAGGGCAACCGTCACGCGGCTGCCATGCGGTTCCGGGCGTTCGCCCGCACCCTCGAGGAGGAGCTGGGCGTCGCGCCCGATCCGCGGCTTGCCCGCGCGGTCAACTCCGCCGTGGCGGTCCGCTCGCTCTGA
- a CDS encoding phosphatase PAP2 family protein gives MTEPHPAPPPPEDAEGHDVVKAARVTRRWPVVAASVAVVLVVGLGLIIALRPREPFAIDAEWMGEIVEHRSPLWLGPALFFNYVGGSILGSVVIPVLIFLLLVAFRRPWGATFFAIASVLSVVCVQLIKHTVGRARPTEILVNADTGSFPSGHTANAATMVVVLGILFPRVWVWILGVVWAVLMAVSRTYLGAHWISDTIGGLLLGAGVAVIVWAPLAHRLAREAAEPHPFWLARRHAPVE, from the coding sequence ATGACAGAACCGCATCCCGCTCCGCCGCCGCCCGAGGATGCCGAAGGCCACGACGTCGTCAAGGCGGCGCGGGTCACGCGGAGGTGGCCGGTCGTGGCGGCGTCGGTGGCCGTCGTTCTCGTCGTCGGCCTCGGCCTCATCATCGCGCTCCGTCCTCGGGAGCCGTTCGCGATCGACGCCGAGTGGATGGGCGAGATCGTCGAGCATCGCTCCCCGCTCTGGCTCGGACCGGCGCTCTTCTTCAACTACGTCGGCGGCAGCATCCTCGGTTCGGTCGTGATCCCTGTCCTGATCTTCCTGCTGCTGGTCGCGTTCCGGAGGCCCTGGGGCGCCACCTTCTTCGCGATCGCCAGCGTGCTGTCGGTCGTCTGCGTACAGCTGATCAAGCACACGGTCGGACGAGCCCGCCCGACGGAGATCCTCGTGAACGCCGACACCGGTTCATTCCCGTCCGGGCATACGGCGAATGCGGCAACGATGGTGGTCGTGCTCGGCATCCTGTTCCCGAGGGTGTGGGTGTGGATCCTCGGCGTGGTGTGGGCAGTTCTCATGGCGGTCAGTCGCACGTACCTCGGCGCGCACTGGATCAGCGACACGATCGGCGGGCTGCTGCTCGGCGCCGGGGTCGCCGTGATCGTGTGGGCGCCGCTCGCGCACCGCCTCGCGAGAGAGGCGGCAGAGCCGCATCCATTCTGGCTCGCACGCCGTCACGCGCCAGTAGAGTGA
- a CDS encoding iron chaperone — protein MTKTTETSSTAPAFTDEERAAMKERSKEVKTARKGKTTREDDSRDLLAKIAELPEHDRSLAERIHSIVTETVPDVWPKLWYGQPAYAIGGKTFCFFQPASKFKTRYSTLGFNDPAKLDDGPMWATAFAILDLGPEEEQRIRELVRTAAG, from the coding sequence ATGACCAAGACAACCGAGACCTCATCCACGGCTCCCGCCTTCACCGACGAGGAGCGCGCCGCCATGAAGGAGCGGTCGAAAGAGGTGAAGACCGCGCGCAAGGGCAAGACCACGCGCGAGGACGACAGCCGCGACCTGCTCGCCAAGATCGCCGAGCTCCCGGAGCACGACCGGTCGCTCGCCGAGCGCATCCACTCGATCGTCACCGAGACGGTGCCGGACGTCTGGCCGAAGCTCTGGTACGGGCAGCCGGCCTACGCCATCGGGGGCAAGACGTTCTGCTTCTTCCAGCCGGCGTCGAAGTTCAAGACGCGCTACTCCACGCTCGGCTTCAACGACCCGGCGAAGCTGGACGACGGGCCCATGTGGGCGACGGCGTTCGCCATTCTGGACCTCGGACCGGAGGAGGAGCAGCGCATCCGCGAGCTGGTGCGCACCGCCGCCGGCTGA
- a CDS encoding aminoglycoside phosphotransferase family protein, which translates to MTDLDAVLAPWRERWRLDPDGEAFTTPSSVLQLVRRRGEPLFLKVATAEEERAGATVIAWWSGEGAAAVVEADADAVLLERATGARDLGQLSRSGAAGDDEATRILCRAGRRLHAAGTGPRPDGLFDLRRWFRDLLQRGDAAGDDLFVVAARVAEGLLRHPDGDVVLHGDLHHGNVLDFGPRGWLAIDPKPLHGDPGFDAANILCNPDPATALAPGRLERAVAVIAAETGQSEDRVLRWALAWGALSTVWAEQDGAAHASAAGVAQRARTLLGL; encoded by the coding sequence GTGACCGACCTCGACGCCGTGCTGGCGCCGTGGCGCGAGCGGTGGCGACTCGACCCCGACGGGGAGGCCTTCACCACACCGTCCAGTGTTCTGCAGCTCGTCCGGCGCCGTGGGGAGCCCCTCTTCCTCAAGGTCGCAACCGCTGAGGAGGAACGGGCGGGCGCAACCGTGATCGCCTGGTGGAGCGGCGAGGGCGCCGCGGCCGTCGTCGAAGCCGACGCGGATGCTGTGCTCCTCGAGCGTGCGACCGGGGCCCGCGACCTCGGGCAGCTCTCGCGCTCGGGCGCCGCGGGCGACGACGAGGCGACGCGCATCCTCTGCCGGGCCGGCCGTCGGCTGCATGCGGCGGGGACCGGGCCGCGCCCGGACGGCCTCTTCGACCTCCGTCGTTGGTTCCGCGATCTCCTGCAGAGAGGGGATGCGGCCGGCGACGATCTGTTCGTCGTCGCCGCGCGGGTCGCCGAGGGGCTGTTGCGGCATCCCGATGGGGACGTCGTGCTGCACGGCGACCTGCACCACGGCAACGTGCTCGACTTCGGGCCGCGCGGGTGGCTGGCCATCGATCCGAAGCCGCTGCACGGCGACCCCGGTTTCGACGCGGCCAACATCCTCTGCAACCCCGACCCCGCGACGGCGCTCGCGCCGGGTCGCCTGGAGCGCGCGGTCGCGGTGATCGCCGCGGAGACCGGCCAGAGCGAGGACAGGGTGCTGCGCTGGGCGCTGGCCTGGGGCGCGCTGTCCACGGTCTGGGCGGAGCAGGACGGCGCCGCGCACGCCTCGGCGGCCGGTGTGGCGCAGCGGGCACGGACGCTCCTCGGGCTTTGA
- a CDS encoding NAD-dependent epimerase/dehydratase family protein codes for MRTAITGGTGFIGRHLAERLGDEAVVVSRRTGVQIDDVDALAAAFAGCDTVAHCAGINREIGDQTFQRIHIDGTRAVIEAARRAGVRRIVMVSFLRARPDCGSGYHESKWAAEELIRASGIDHTVLKLSMVYGPGDHMVDHVTRAVRTLPAFATVGFRERTVRPVPVDDAVDVLVAALEGRVAEPTVAVMGAEAFTLGEAVRRIARVAGRRPIFFPAPVWTIRALAQLTEWTMVVPLVAKAQARMLAEGVAESAPHAPELPADLRPSRPFSDDSIRAAMPEGRFSLDDLRIVRRLGRRQAAARRVRPAAASRR; via the coding sequence ATGCGAACAGCCATCACCGGAGGGACCGGCTTCATCGGCCGCCATCTCGCAGAGCGTCTCGGCGACGAGGCCGTCGTGGTCTCGCGCCGCACCGGGGTCCAGATCGACGACGTGGATGCGCTCGCGGCGGCCTTCGCGGGCTGCGACACGGTCGCGCACTGCGCCGGGATCAACCGTGAGATCGGCGACCAGACGTTCCAGCGCATCCACATCGACGGCACCCGGGCCGTGATCGAGGCGGCGCGGCGAGCGGGTGTGCGCCGCATCGTGATGGTCAGCTTCCTGCGGGCACGGCCCGACTGCGGTTCCGGCTACCACGAGTCGAAGTGGGCGGCGGAGGAGCTGATCCGGGCCTCGGGCATCGACCACACCGTCCTGAAGCTCAGCATGGTCTACGGCCCCGGCGATCACATGGTGGATCATGTCACCCGCGCGGTGCGGACTCTTCCGGCCTTCGCGACGGTCGGGTTCCGCGAGCGGACCGTGCGCCCGGTCCCGGTCGATGACGCCGTCGACGTGCTGGTGGCGGCGCTGGAGGGCCGGGTCGCGGAGCCGACTGTCGCCGTGATGGGTGCAGAGGCGTTCACGCTCGGCGAGGCGGTGCGCCGCATCGCGCGGGTCGCCGGCCGTCGTCCGATCTTCTTCCCGGCGCCGGTCTGGACGATCCGCGCGCTGGCGCAGCTGACCGAGTGGACGATGGTGGTCCCGCTGGTGGCGAAGGCGCAGGCCCGGATGCTCGCGGAGGGCGTCGCCGAGTCCGCGCCGCATGCTCCCGAGCTGCCGGCCGACCTGCGGCCGTCGCGTCCGTTCAGCGACGACAGCATCCGCGCCGCGATGCCCGAGGGTCGCTTCTCTCTCGACGACCTGCGGATCGTGCGTCGCCTCGGGCGCAGGCAGGCAGCGGCCCGGCGCGTCCGGCCGGCCGCCGCCTCCCGTCGCTGA
- a CDS encoding metalloregulator ArsR/SmtB family transcription factor — protein MTDSASDIFAALAHPTRRQILQDLKDGELAAGEIAARFNATGPTISRHLSVLRQAGLVTERRDANRILYSLAGERLALSVGDFLSTVCPEQIVLREVRKRGTGRTDGRKSAATA, from the coding sequence ATGACAGACTCAGCGAGCGACATCTTCGCCGCGCTGGCCCACCCGACCCGGCGGCAGATCCTGCAGGACCTGAAAGACGGGGAGCTCGCGGCCGGCGAGATCGCCGCCCGCTTCAACGCGACCGGGCCGACCATCTCCCGGCACCTCAGCGTGCTCCGCCAGGCGGGCCTCGTCACCGAACGACGGGATGCGAACCGCATCCTCTACTCGCTGGCGGGCGAACGACTGGCGCTCTCGGTCGGCGACTTCCTGTCGACCGTCTGCCCCGAGCAGATCGTCCTTCGAGAGGTCCGCAAGCGGGGCACGGGACGGACCGACGGACGGAAGTCCGCGGCGACCGCATAG
- a CDS encoding multidrug effflux MFS transporter has protein sequence MTTVVHPGDSLSGRQRLAYILILGALTALGPFTIDTYLPALPTLQNDFNVSTAAIQLTLTATTIGFGVGQLLVGPWSDKIGRRTPLMVATGVHIIACLAAAIAPNVELLGVARALQGIGAAAGGVVAMAMVRDLFGGRPLVRMLSRLALVNGLAPVLAPVLGSWLLLVMPWRGIFVVLACYGLFVVICVALWIVETLPKARRHDAGHSTVGQRYKAVLSDRVFVGIAIVGAANFTGLFSYLSSSSFIFQEIYRFNAQEYGLLFAINSIGIIIGVQSAARLTKYVGPQWILACSTIVMFLASVTIVVLDQSHVGLWGTVIPLWFFIAACGFGFPCVQVLALNGHGHEAGTAASLLGALNFGIAGIVSPVVGILGVGSAAPMGAVMAICALVSIASLWIVVRPRTVPQLAH, from the coding sequence GTGACCACCGTCGTGCATCCCGGAGACTCGCTCTCCGGCCGCCAGCGCCTCGCCTACATCCTGATCCTCGGCGCGCTCACCGCACTGGGCCCGTTCACGATCGACACGTACCTGCCCGCGTTGCCGACGCTGCAGAACGACTTCAACGTCTCGACCGCGGCCATCCAGCTGACCCTCACCGCCACGACCATCGGCTTCGGCGTCGGTCAGCTGCTGGTGGGCCCGTGGTCGGACAAGATCGGCCGGCGCACGCCGCTCATGGTCGCGACCGGGGTGCACATCATCGCGTGTCTGGCGGCCGCGATCGCCCCGAACGTCGAGCTGCTCGGCGTCGCGCGTGCCCTGCAGGGCATCGGCGCCGCGGCCGGTGGCGTCGTCGCGATGGCCATGGTCCGCGACCTGTTCGGCGGGCGTCCGCTGGTCCGGATGCTGAGCCGCCTTGCCCTCGTCAACGGCCTCGCCCCGGTGCTCGCGCCCGTGCTCGGCTCCTGGCTGCTGCTCGTGATGCCGTGGCGCGGAATCTTCGTCGTGCTCGCCTGCTACGGCCTGTTCGTCGTCATCTGCGTCGCCCTGTGGATCGTGGAGACGCTGCCCAAGGCGCGCCGCCACGACGCCGGGCACTCGACGGTCGGCCAGCGGTACAAGGCCGTCCTCAGCGACCGGGTGTTCGTCGGCATCGCCATCGTCGGCGCCGCCAACTTCACCGGCCTGTTCTCGTATCTCTCGTCGAGCTCGTTCATCTTCCAGGAGATCTACCGGTTCAACGCGCAGGAGTACGGCCTGCTGTTCGCGATCAACTCCATCGGCATCATCATCGGCGTGCAGTCGGCCGCACGCCTCACCAAGTACGTCGGTCCGCAGTGGATCCTGGCGTGCTCCACCATCGTCATGTTCCTGGCATCGGTGACCATCGTGGTGCTCGACCAGTCGCACGTCGGACTGTGGGGAACGGTCATCCCGCTGTGGTTCTTCATTGCGGCGTGCGGTTTCGGATTCCCCTGCGTCCAGGTGCTCGCGCTCAACGGCCACGGTCACGAGGCGGGGACCGCGGCGAGCCTGCTCGGTGCGCTCAACTTCGGCATCGCCGGCATCGTGTCGCCGGTCGTCGGCATCCTCGGCGTCGGCAGTGCCGCCCCGATGGGCGCTGTCATGGCCATCTGCGCGCTCGTCTCGATCGCCTCGCTGTGGATCGTCGTGCGGCCGCGCACCGTCCCGCAACTCGCGCACTAG
- a CDS encoding helix-turn-helix domain-containing protein, translated as MTPRTEVEPRSKGLLTPSRIAPAAPVSIARHAAEGRAAAFVRHYWLPRWQLPDGTSIRQDVLEYPTANLVMEERSAALYRAHRGMSSRTLEGSGWAFGVLLHPGVSRGWAGISLRGLPPSVPLDRLPIGQGAAGTVAAVRERMADGDDASAIAAFEEWLGGIPEPDDDARLVDRIVAEVEQDRTLLRVEQLADRFGLGVRHLQRLVAGHIGFGPKWLIQRYRLQEAAAALRSSTPPSLADLAAELGYADQAHFSREFKSVIGSTPGAYTAAEGPE; from the coding sequence GTGACGCCGCGCACCGAGGTCGAGCCGCGCAGCAAGGGTCTGCTCACGCCCAGCCGGATCGCCCCGGCCGCCCCGGTATCCATCGCGCGGCACGCCGCAGAAGGTCGGGCGGCGGCGTTCGTGCGGCACTACTGGCTCCCCCGCTGGCAGCTCCCGGACGGGACGAGCATTCGACAGGACGTGCTCGAGTACCCGACGGCGAACCTCGTTATGGAAGAGCGGTCCGCCGCGCTGTACCGGGCGCACCGCGGGATGAGCTCGCGCACCTTGGAGGGCTCGGGATGGGCGTTCGGCGTGCTCCTTCATCCCGGTGTCTCGCGGGGATGGGCCGGCATCTCCCTGCGCGGCCTGCCGCCTTCCGTCCCGCTCGACCGGCTGCCGATCGGGCAGGGCGCGGCGGGGACGGTCGCCGCCGTCCGCGAGCGCATGGCCGACGGCGACGACGCGAGCGCGATCGCCGCGTTCGAGGAGTGGCTGGGCGGCATCCCCGAACCGGACGACGATGCGCGCCTGGTCGACCGCATCGTCGCGGAAGTGGAGCAGGACCGCACCCTCCTGCGGGTCGAGCAGCTCGCCGACCGCTTCGGGCTGGGCGTCCGGCACCTGCAGCGCCTGGTCGCCGGGCACATCGGTTTCGGACCCAAGTGGCTCATCCAGCGGTACCGGTTGCAGGAGGCGGCCGCCGCTTTGCGATCGAGCACCCCTCCCTCGCTCGCGGACCTCGCCGCGGAGCTGGGCTACGCCGACCAGGCGCACTTCAGCCGGGAGTTCAAGTCGGTCATCGGCTCAACTCCCGGCGCCTACACCGCAGCCGAAGGACCGGAGTGA